DNA sequence from the Ovis canadensis isolate MfBH-ARS-UI-01 breed Bighorn chromosome 2, ARS-UI_OviCan_v2, whole genome shotgun sequence genome:
caactttatttttatactttttaaaattactcatgctgctgctaagtctcttcagtcgtgtccgactctgtgcgaccccagagaatgagacagcagcccaccaggctcccccatccctgggattccccaggcaagaacactggagtgggttgccgtttccttctccaatgcatgaaagtgaaacgtcaaagtgaagtcgctcagtcatgtccgactcctagcgaccccatggactgcagcctaccaggctcctccgtccatgggatttgccaggcaagagtactggagtggggtacatacattttatttttaatagtcctTGCTTATTTGTATGCTCTAATGTAAATGATTAACTTATTGCATGCTTATTACTGCTTTTTCATCTTAATTCTTCTCTCTTTGCTTAATTTACTGTTTTATGAAGAACATCTTTTAGTAATTATTTTAGTGATTATTGTAATGgcaatatagttgatgtacaatattatctgagtttcaggtatacaacatagtgattcaaaaattttaaatgttatactcttataaatgttatttataagATAGTGGCTttatttcctgtgttgtacaatatattcttatagcttatttattttccaCATAGTTgtgtgtacctcttaatcccctactcctgacctccccttccttccttctccctactGGTAGCTACTAGTATGTTCTCcatatctgtgactctgtttcttttctgttatattcattggtttgttttattttttagatttcacatataagtaatatcatacagtatttgtctttctttgcctgatttatttcacttagcataataccctccagatcCATCTATGTTATTGCAGATGGCAAaagctcattcttttttatgaccaagtaatattccattgtatgtatttgtgtgtatacacacacacacatatatagcattgtttatatatatatatatatgtatgtatatgtatatgtttatatatatatataaataagatgtgataaatacacacacacacacaatggaatattagtcataaaaaagataTCACTTTACACCTGATCAGATGGCTGATTCAaataggtgtgaagtgatatcttattgtgttttttaatttgcatttcactctcttttccccactgtgtgTTCTTGGCGCTCATGTGAAATGAATGGGATTAGAGATGACCTGGAGTGATTATGTCCTTGATCATATGTGCATAAGCTTATTCTGGGCTCttatttctgttccattgatctatgtgtatgtttttatgccagtaccatactgttttgattactgtagctttataatatagTTTGTAACTAAGAAGTATGATACCTCTACCTTTGCTCTTCTTCAACATTGTTTTGACTCTCTGGGATCTTTcatggttccatatgaattttagaattgttaCTTCTATTCTGTAAAAAATGCTGTTGACAATTAGAATATCACCTTTATTCAACTCTTGATGAATGAATGTCTCTTGCCAGTAAGTATTAAGAGAGATACAGGTTCTCGCTCTTGCTTTGGAGACCACTTTCCTAATGGGTCTCTAATGGGTCTCTAACATTGTTCCCTCATCCAGCTGAAAAGAGAGGCTCTTCAGATAGTCAGCAGGCTGGGATATTTTCAAGTTTTGGTTTATCTCTATGTATAAAGAATGCACATCTTAAGTGAAAGAGTAAAATGTGAAGCAAGCCTAAGGATTGTGGAGTATTTTGAGGACATTTCCAGAGGAGTCAGTGTGCTCATATAAGGATCCCCTGCTTCCTTCAGAGTCTGAGAGTTTTCTTGGGTCCTGTCTAGATGCCTTCCTTACTCTGGATACTGAACCATGGTTATCACTCCAGGTCATGTCTAATCCCGTCTCTTTTTAATCTCCTGTTCCCTAATGACTCCACAGGAGAATTTGGGGATTTTTAGTATCTTTCCTGCTAAAGACACCAACACTGGATTTTATCAAAGGTTGAATAGTGTCTGGGAATGTGGAACCCCGTACAACCCTTCATTCATTTCAACCTCTGTTATCCTTTTGTCTTTTCTCAGTACCAGTGAGTAGCTGGAAAGGCAGGGCTGTCATTCAGGCCAGGCCTTGGGCACAGTTTTCTCAGTCCTATTCTAGGTCAGCGATTGGTTCTCTGCAGTTAGAGCCCTGTCCTCTCAGAATCACAAGAGAGTCTGAGCTGAATTCAGCAGTGAAGCTGAAGAAGATTGCTGCACACCCAGAATCTGCCCCCTTCCATCACTGCACCGCTTATCCTGAGCAGCATGTGCAGAACTCATTGGTGCATCTGTACATGGGTTGGTGACATTGAACAGTGAGGCAGATATGCAGCAGCACCACAGTAGTCAGTGGGACAACCAGCGTGCTAATGGAAGTTGCCAGGTTTGCCTGTCACacgtttttttccttttgctttctgtttcttttttggccacacttcagggcatgtgggatcttaagttccctgaccaggaattgagccaccaggaattgagtggaagcgcagagttaatcactggactgccggggaagtccctacCTGTAGTACTTTTGTAAGGTTCACTGGTAAACAAAGCGATGAATTCTAGTGGGACAGTTTATTACTTAGACACAGCAAAGCAAGACCAGCAGGTGTGTTAGCTCCTAGTCTCACAGGATGGCACTCCTCCAGAGTGGCCAGATGGCAAATGGCAGAGGTGGTGAGCCACTCAGCTGTGGAGAAGCCAACTCTGAACCATGGCCAAGTGGTCTGATGGCTGAACCCAAGGGGGTTGAGGTGGAAAGTCTCATGATTTCATTCTCTGAAACCAGGGAGGTGGATGAGAACCTGCTTGGTTACAGCCTATCGTAACATAGCCTTTGTCCTTGTGTTTCAAGACCTGCAGGGTCAGACCCAGTCAAGACTCGTGCAGCCTTAAGTGAAGTCAAAGTGGTCCATGTGAGAGATATACAAGGTCATTAGAGGCTGGGGTAGGTCTGTTCCTCTGCAGCGAGAGGCTCAAAGAAATGGTGACTGGGGAACTGAAGGTATGGTAGGGTAAAGCCTAGGTGTAAAAAGATGCTTCTATAGTTTTGGGGCCTCTATAAATAATGTAGACAACCGTTCTATGAGTAAAGATAAAAATAGGCACTGAGGAGAGTGTGAATATCACTTTGAAGTGAGGAAAAATATATTATAACCTGTTTTCATGAGAACCTTAAGTGTCTTTAGGAAGACATCAGCTCAGCTTTTCAAATCTAAGATTATAAGATTTTGATGTTCTGATGgcttatggcaacccactccagtactcttgcctggagaatcccatggacggaggagcctggtgggctgcagtccatggggtcacgaagagtcggacatgactgagtgacttcactttcacttttctctttcatgcattggagaaagaaatggcaacccaccccagcattcttgcctggagaatcccagggacggtggagtctggtgggctgccatctatgggatcccacagagttggacacgactgaagtgacttagcagcagcagatggctTATAAAAATGCTGAAAACCAACAACTGTGGGCACATCACAGTGTCAGAGTTCAGTTTAAATTCTCTGTCAAGTTAATTGGTATTTACTGGATTCTTAAGTCAGGGGTCAGGGTTTCCTTTGAGACAGCACTCCAGCTGAAACATACAGTAGGAAACTAACATTTCACTTCCAAAGCACTCAAGTCTGCAGGTGCCATTTTTATAACATCTTCTGTATAATTCTGATGATAATGGATTCAAGcctggaaagaaaatgaatgggaaaaaaaaaaagaaaatgaatggaaagatTATTCATTATAGACCTTTCTGTACTATAGAATGACTAGTCCTTCCATTTTTGTCAAAGTGGATTCCGAGAGACTTGTTCATAGTCTGATACTATAATTGAAAAAATTTAGAAAGGTATGGATTGAACTGTGTCCTCCACAGGTTCATATATTGAAACCATAATCCCCAGTGTGACTGTTCTTGGATATAGGGATTTTAGAGGTGACAGTAAAGTTAAATGAGGTTATAAGAGAGGGGGCCTGGTCCAATAGAATCGGTGGCCTTTTTGACAGAACACACAGAAACAAGATGGCTGTCTGCAAGCTAGGAAGGTAACTCGTATCAGAAACTGGTCTTCAGTtgctcttggacttcccagcctctgaAAGTGTGAGAAGATAAATTTTGTTTAGGCCTTGCCACACATGATATTTTGCTATGGTGGCCTGAACTGACTGAGACAGTTAATAACTTGGAACTTTGCCCAAATTGGTCGAATAATAAATTCTATAAACAAGTTACCTATGTATGTAGTCATtagcaaaatatttaattatttgttcaTTCTTAAGCTAGTTTTTTTATAAATCCAGGTACTGTTTAGGTACAGATTGAGTATGATACCGCCAAGAATTTTTGGTCTTGGCTAAAAAGGAAGCACAAAAAATgcatgagagagaagaaaatattacAAGTCCAGTGAGGTATATGCAACGTGGAGTGGTGGTGTGAGTTCAGAGGAGGATGGAAGTGATTCTGAGGATGGGATGTATTATTGAAGCCCAAGGCATTTGAGCTGGACCTACAGTTTAGTGGACATGCAACTCTATAGAATCATCAGAATATGAATGTTTCTTTTCACatgtaagagagtgttgaaagaagaaagaatgctAAAATTTGGCCATCTGTGGAAATTTTGAGTAAGCGTTTACCCCATTTATTTtgcctggagcttccctggtgggtcagaccataaagaatccgcctgccaatgcaggagacccaggttcaatctctgggtcaggaagatccccgggagaagggaatggcaacccactccagtattcttgcctggaaaatcccatggacagaggagcctggcaggctatagtccatggggttgcaaagagtcagatgtgactaagcGACTAACGTACACAGGAAAAAAGGAGGAGGTCAGGGTTACTAGGTTAGCAAGATGGATGCCTAAGAAGATGTGGAGTATAATGGTCTATATGTGAAATGTGTAATGATCTCTATAGAGAAACAAGAAGTTCTTATAAACGTAATAAGCTGTGGGCATGTATACAGCACTGAATGGAATATTGTAGACTGTGCTGTTGTTCACGGTCTAGAGCCCATGGATTCATTGCCGTGAACCGTAGTGGATTGCAGTGGCCTGCAGAGCTTCTCAgagaaggcggtggcaccccactccagtactcttgcctggaaaatcccgtggacggaggagcctggtgggctgcagcccatggggtcgctaagagtcagacacgactgagtgactccactttcactttttattttcatgcattggagaaggaaatggcaacccactccagtgttcttgcctggagaatcccagggacgggggagcctggtgggctgccgtctatggggtcacacagagtcggacacgactgaagtgacttagcagtagagcTTCTGGAGGTCTGGATTCTATAGATTCTTAAATCCAGCCTGTTGAGCCACATGATATGAACACCTGGTTCATCTGCCTAGAGAATACATGAGAGGTTGAGAAATTAAGTAGCACCCTTCAACATATGGATGTGAACTGATTCAGTAACACTAAATGAAGAGAATTCTCAAGATGAGATCTTCAAAGTCAGTAATGGATGCGGTCAGTATGAGGCTAGCTGGTGCTCTCCCTAACATTTCTCCAGCTGCTACCTCATCTAATCAGATATTTCTCATTTCACATGAAGCCCATCAAATCTCTTGGATTTATGGCAGTTCCTAATCTGTTTCCCTGTGTACCTGAAGGATCTACAAATGATAAGTTAACTGTGAGTAATTTGAGTATATTAgagagctttaaaaattaaaactttaaattgaCTACTATACCTAGGCATGTTCCTGAGTAGACATGCAACAATAGTAGCAAAACAAAATGGACTAttactaataaaaatataatgataaCTCTTATAAGTCAGGAActgtacatatgtatattctatacattaatttattttatccttGCAAGACTCTGgagttattattatttccatttggtAAATGAAGAAATTACATTTCAGAGATGCTCAGACTTTTGCCTCAAACTGTACAGCTGCCGTTTGGAAAGCCAAGATTCAGGGTACTTCAAAAATTACAGTTTATGGTGGTAGGACATTCATAGGTTTGCATAGTGCAACTGCTGTTCTAGACGAGGATTCTGCCAGGAAGAGTCCCGTTTTACCTGCTAGTCCTGTATCCCAGAAGACGAGGAACACAAGCACAGTGAAGGGCGACACCATGGCTGGCCCCTTCTTGTTGAGGAGGCTCCTGGCAGGGTCTGATGCAGGCTGTCCTAGAGCAGAGAGGGAAAGATGAGCATGCCATTCAGCACAAGCCTCTCAGGTCTGGGGATGATCTGCTCCAGGCAGATATGCCTCACTGACCTCCCCTGAGGCAGCTGAGCTGGCAGTGCTCATATGAGGAAAAAACAGCCAGCCGTGTCCTGTTTGACAGCTTTTCCTATTGGCAAAGGCACTGCTCACCACCTTGGAAAACCTGGATTTTCCAAAAGACGAACAGagacctgttttttaaaaaatttcttttatttttatttattttaaataaataaagttaattgTTTGACTTTTATGTTACAACAGAAATGCAATTTTAGCAAATTCATA
Encoded proteins:
- the DEFB134 gene encoding beta-defensin 134 yields the protein MVSPFTVLVFLVFWDTGLAGLNPLSSELYRRCYKNGTCRLECFGSEMLVSYCMFQLECCLKGNPDP